A single genomic interval of Candidatus Jordarchaeales archaeon harbors:
- the nikR gene encoding nickel-responsive transcriptional regulator NikR — MEEGKGVARISVSLPPELLEEFDEFVSSIGMDRSKAIQIAMRNFLTEYKAFSQSGDVAGVVSVIYDHEVKGLEDAITDVQHGYSDIVIATVHAHLTQNDCMEVIIVKGKAERIRNFSEKLMANRGVKQLKLTLSYIGP, encoded by the coding sequence GTGGAAGAGGGGAAAGGGGTTGCTAGGATTAGCGTCTCGCTCCCACCGGAGCTTTTAGAGGAATTCGACGAGTTTGTCTCCTCCATAGGTATGGATAGGTCCAAGGCCATCCAGATCGCTATGAGAAACTTCCTCACAGAGTACAAGGCTTTCTCCCAGTCCGGTGATGTTGCAGGAGTAGTGTCGGTGATATATGACCACGAAGTTAAGGGACTAGAGGACGCTATAACGGACGTCCAGCACGGCTACAGCGACATAGTTATCGCGACTGTTCACGCTCACCTTACTCAGAACGATTGCATGGAAGTGATAATCGTCAAGGGGAAAGCTGAAAGAATAAGGAACTTTTCGGAGAAGCTCATGGCGAACAGGGGGGTAAAACAGTTGAAGCTCACCTTGAGCTACATAGGTCCATAA
- a CDS encoding TIGR00269 family protein: MAGKCQWCDVTAEVFLPYARLKLCRDHFKEYVVKRVKRTVERYRMIGEGERVLVALSGGKDSLVLLHVLSVMANSGDPKLSLKCEVEAVTLDLGIKGYSEKCVSVARWYCEKLGVPHHTVRLAELAGFTMDHVASRRGRPTCSVCGAVKRYVLNKFGVEMGFDRLATGHNLDDEAAVLLSNYLSANVEFLARQYPVLPSREGMISRIKPLFEVSESETTMYAQFQGLIPVDGKCPYATNPSTHAFKRVLNTLEEEAPATKIRMVRGFLEKVKPLLEKTSVTPLRKCAVCGYPSSSEVCSFCRIKRTYGPM; encoded by the coding sequence GTGGCCGGGAAGTGCCAGTGGTGTGATGTGACTGCAGAGGTCTTCCTTCCCTACGCTCGGCTTAAGCTTTGCCGAGACCATTTTAAGGAGTACGTGGTGAAGAGGGTTAAACGTACGGTGGAGAGGTACAGGATGATAGGTGAGGGGGAAAGGGTGCTCGTAGCTCTGTCGGGGGGTAAGGATAGCCTCGTCCTTTTACACGTCCTATCAGTTATGGCGAACAGCGGCGACCCGAAGTTATCTCTAAAGTGTGAAGTCGAGGCGGTGACGTTAGACCTCGGTATAAAGGGTTACTCTGAGAAGTGTGTCAGTGTGGCGCGCTGGTACTGCGAAAAGCTTGGAGTCCCACACCACACTGTAAGGCTTGCCGAGCTGGCTGGGTTCACGATGGACCATGTCGCCTCTAGGAGGGGGAGGCCTACGTGCTCCGTGTGCGGCGCAGTCAAGAGGTATGTTCTAAACAAGTTCGGCGTGGAAATGGGGTTTGACAGGCTCGCTACGGGGCATAACCTTGACGATGAAGCTGCAGTTCTCCTCTCAAATTACTTGTCGGCTAACGTGGAGTTTTTAGCCCGCCAGTACCCTGTCCTGCCTTCAAGGGAGGGAATGATATCACGCATAAAGCCTCTTTTCGAGGTCTCCGAGAGCGAAACAACGATGTACGCCCAGTTCCAAGGATTGATTCCAGTTGACGGAAAATGCCCCTACGCCACAAACCCGTCAACACACGCGTTTAAAAGAGTGCTCAATACGCTAGAAGAAGAGGCGCCGGCTACGAAGATAAGGATGGTTCGGGGCTTCTTGGAAAAAGTAAAGCCGTTGCTTGAAAAAACGAGTGTGACGCCGTTGCGCAAGTGCGCTGTATGCGGTTACCCGTCGTCTTCGGAAGTGTGCAGCTTCTGCCGCATAAAGAGGACTTATGGACCTATGTAG
- a CDS encoding NADH-quinone oxidoreductase subunit M, with amino-acid sequence MILDVLSGYELAASVAVLILLSPIVYLLGKKWGRAAKWLSVAAAVASAILIMHVSYILLTSYNILASISFNVATKTYQLLVYVPFQQAALSVDLSTWQVSLLKSPVPYYPNPFDRAVVYPAFHLFQYRLVLRPFYNVIPQPAPRIDVPIVVSMNPLLLLPIDAGFVADGLSAPVAMLISGLGALVVFHCATHMENLENPGTFYACLLLFIGGMLGVVFSTNIIEFFVFWELMLIPTYVLVARYGLTERRGATALKYFLWTTFGSAFMLVGMLMTGVNLGTFNIQEMGVIVSAYKDLVYSNVVGSLIPWLASTVIGQQVQQWLSLALIGAVMVLPVSLVLVGFAVKMAIFPLHTWLPDTYMEAPMPVTLLLSAAMTKTAAYGIARLVSLYLAPSVSMMTVGLGILAIATAFYGGIMALTQKNLKAMLAYSSMSQMGYIFFGYAMNTFFSVTGSFFHIINHGICIATWFMIAGLLLKQFNTIDFDKLGGLAGRMPVTATLAVISGLSLAGIPPLSGFASEWLIFVGGAVANQYLLLGLMVLATAVTLAYYLWAIRRIFFGPLKPGLENAKELPLKYTVPAMILVVFTVILGIAPNMATQFFAPLFGATQYLPTIYGWEQIVYLLTVLMLV; translated from the coding sequence ATGATACTCGACGTGTTGTCCGGCTACGAACTTGCAGCCTCAGTAGCAGTGTTGATCTTGCTAAGCCCGATAGTTTACCTGTTAGGAAAGAAGTGGGGTAGAGCCGCTAAGTGGCTCTCCGTGGCTGCAGCAGTGGCTTCAGCCATATTGATAATGCATGTGTCGTACATCCTCCTCACGTCGTACAACATCCTGGCATCCATTTCGTTCAACGTGGCCACGAAAACCTACCAATTGCTAGTTTACGTCCCATTCCAGCAGGCTGCCCTCAGCGTCGACTTGTCAACTTGGCAAGTGTCCCTACTTAAAAGCCCAGTTCCATACTATCCAAACCCCTTCGACCGCGCGGTGGTTTACCCAGCCTTCCACCTGTTCCAGTACAGGCTTGTGCTCCGTCCATTCTACAACGTCATCCCTCAACCCGCTCCTAGAATAGACGTCCCGATAGTAGTATCCATGAACCCACTCCTGCTCCTCCCGATTGATGCAGGATTTGTCGCCGATGGACTAAGCGCCCCCGTTGCGATGCTGATATCAGGCCTCGGAGCACTAGTCGTCTTCCACTGTGCAACGCACATGGAGAACCTAGAGAACCCCGGGACGTTCTACGCCTGCCTCCTCCTCTTCATAGGAGGCATGCTGGGCGTCGTCTTCTCAACAAACATAATAGAGTTCTTCGTGTTCTGGGAGCTGATGCTCATACCCACATACGTCCTTGTTGCACGCTACGGGCTAACCGAGAGGCGTGGCGCAACGGCTCTCAAGTACTTCCTTTGGACCACGTTCGGCTCGGCGTTCATGCTGGTCGGCATGCTCATGACCGGAGTAAACCTTGGAACTTTCAACATACAAGAAATGGGAGTGATCGTAAGTGCTTACAAGGACTTAGTGTACTCAAACGTGGTGGGCAGCCTCATCCCATGGCTTGCGTCAACAGTTATAGGTCAGCAAGTTCAGCAATGGCTATCCCTAGCGCTGATAGGTGCCGTGATGGTTCTGCCGGTCTCACTTGTACTAGTGGGATTCGCCGTCAAGATGGCTATATTCCCGCTGCACACGTGGCTTCCGGACACGTACATGGAGGCCCCAATGCCTGTAACGCTCTTGCTAAGTGCTGCGATGACCAAGACAGCGGCCTACGGTATAGCTAGGCTGGTATCCCTCTACCTTGCCCCCTCAGTCTCCATGATGACTGTTGGGCTAGGAATACTCGCCATAGCAACAGCCTTCTACGGAGGAATAATGGCTCTAACACAGAAGAACTTGAAAGCTATGCTTGCATACTCCTCCATGAGCCAGATGGGCTACATATTCTTCGGCTACGCTATGAACACGTTCTTCAGCGTTACTGGCTCCTTCTTCCACATAATAAACCACGGGATATGCATAGCTACCTGGTTCATGATCGCAGGCCTCCTCCTCAAACAGTTTAACACCATAGACTTCGACAAGCTCGGCGGGCTCGCGGGCAGAATGCCCGTGACGGCAACGCTTGCAGTTATATCTGGACTCTCGCTCGCAGGAATACCTCCGCTCAGCGGGTTTGCAAGCGAGTGGTTGATCTTCGTTGGAGGAGCTGTAGCCAACCAGTACCTCCTTCTAGGACTCATGGTTCTGGCCACCGCCGTCACGCTCGCATACTACCTCTGGGCAATACGCCGCATATTCTTCGGACCGTTGAAGCCGGGCCTAGAAAACGCTAAGGAGCTTCCATTGAAATACACGGTGCCAGCGATGATACTGGTAGTCTTCACAGTGATCCTCGGAATAGCTCCGAACATGGCAACCCAGTTCTTCGCGCCGCTCTTCGGTGCCACCCAATACTTACCTACTATTTACGGGTGGGAGCAGATAGTCTACCTGCTGACCGTGCTAATGTTAGTTTAA
- a CDS encoding S8 family serine peptidase, whose protein sequence is MAATRHFKALLITLLLTTLVLSLLHVTNLSQGVSQESSTNALNGAPADWENKIDPEILSIIKSGWKTIPVIVVFNVNPEVGCAAVRNVSPESTVEKIYTIIPAALMKIPSSTVYKVAGLPEVRYIWLNRQVRLASDSQMVGASEVEVSSVEQIWNEGFNGSGVIVAILDSGVDSSHPDLDDLDDDPSTMDPKVIASVSMVDYDPFPYDFNGHGTYVAGIVAGTGYASNGSYKGVAPGSLIMNVKVFDVEGLSLYSWILSGLEWSVSHGADVVLIAFSIPGLPDDPLCLAVDAAVRMGVVVVAAAGDGGPAYMSIGSPGSALGAITVGAYNSSSGKTCTFSGRGPSLYMWTKPDVVAPGHGIASCRSRPPDLGFNISIPQLEPGGYGTPIDEYYVVSSSTAAAAAYVAGLAAILLQLSMYASPESVKIAFMRTAVDLGESPNVQGAGLVDPYSAYSYLKSKGGISLDLHVRTYTPGLTPAPLFVNGTGVSSYCLVGSYGTFVAMSLSNRTANFNSSHILYGMFGVSYNGGKTTWLTTGTILRELHISHINETTGYEKLVSVVKVDCFIVVMLFECWSNYNVSGAINAFKITVTFLNTGDKAVSNVRVVFFWNPSLFLGESGPPDEHGFFNSETETLEVGDTSSDGSQVLWLAFKGNLSVAGYEVGRKDEVFSAASSGLLSNKSEYFGDLGLAAVWLLSDLIEPGTSSSFAASLSFGEDQAAARESALEAVAAQEQLSIADLCLLAPSMARLHGLGADYTSECVLLNVGNIAVNASAIFFANRSGDGSTIYYAEEFKITPLKPYEPVKLRAVWRPTSGGAYSVGWVAWSDFPLSLEHLLNPDLLTNATELLQQLNMTEFYLLDNYMARNAFIGSPPPDQLVFPAKIPCNPFPINFPVDLAYYNLSVILTGTTNRINISIEGNASKFITVHRMLVEVDRFGTVEVSINTTTPSNIKLEGIQLPFEFFNFPNPGWYSGVIAVTVNDAKLPVSVSFSIDYPQGRILFDSSHNLVDVEHIEELLDSTFTGYFSLYEIAKLNLYELDEIPFLQEINKTILRLYDTLIVCDPDLPFSPAELEAIESFVKSGGSLLVMVEPENLALVNELLEPYGIRAVSSVNGNITITSFKNHRITSGLSLVTLYSPVVFEVDESKGAFALTDEHFFIVGAMHGDGRVVVFGDSDFASLFHVEEGDNSLLLFNTLEWLMARKLSIDVIVSTPKGDGRIRLGDRVYFLIHVTSIDGDTSSNLSVFAIFNLPNGTSIPMWCFHYKDGYYTTLLFTELIGDSGDYTLIIWADSPKHVSSFKTLTFTVLPSPPETPLPVYQPSPTQDIIIGFLVSSLMLALAIGAYIARRMRFQSKTFIPELDRELAYHMRTTINELRAVFKELDLPLSDESIDDFEKIRIIHEKLPRLKRILNKLKTLAEMIGE, encoded by the coding sequence TTGGCTGCTACGAGACATTTCAAAGCCCTTTTAATCACCCTGTTGCTCACCACTCTAGTTCTCTCGCTTCTCCACGTGACCAATCTTTCCCAAGGTGTTTCACAGGAGAGTTCGACTAATGCTTTGAACGGAGCCCCTGCTGATTGGGAAAATAAAATAGACCCTGAAATACTCAGCATTATCAAGTCAGGGTGGAAGACCATACCGGTCATAGTGGTTTTTAACGTGAACCCAGAAGTGGGTTGTGCCGCAGTCAGGAATGTCTCACCTGAATCTACTGTCGAAAAAATTTACACGATTATCCCCGCCGCGCTCATGAAAATCCCCTCATCAACCGTCTACAAAGTGGCCGGCCTCCCAGAGGTCAGATATATTTGGCTTAACAGACAGGTAAGGCTTGCATCGGACTCGCAGATGGTCGGGGCATCTGAGGTAGAAGTGTCGTCTGTCGAGCAAATATGGAATGAAGGGTTTAACGGGAGCGGCGTAATAGTAGCAATTCTGGACAGCGGCGTGGACTCCTCCCATCCAGACCTTGACGACCTAGACGACGACCCGTCGACCATGGACCCCAAGGTCATAGCATCGGTTTCTATGGTCGACTACGACCCATTTCCCTACGACTTCAACGGACATGGAACCTACGTGGCTGGCATAGTTGCTGGAACAGGATACGCCTCTAACGGCTCATACAAAGGAGTGGCGCCTGGCTCTCTAATTATGAACGTGAAAGTTTTTGATGTTGAGGGACTGAGCCTCTACTCGTGGATACTCTCAGGGTTAGAGTGGAGTGTGAGCCACGGAGCAGATGTCGTGCTTATCGCCTTTTCAATCCCTGGGCTTCCAGACGACCCCCTCTGCTTAGCAGTTGATGCGGCCGTTCGCATGGGAGTGGTGGTTGTCGCGGCGGCGGGTGACGGGGGGCCAGCCTACATGAGCATTGGCTCACCTGGGTCAGCGCTGGGAGCGATAACTGTAGGAGCATATAACTCCTCGTCCGGAAAGACGTGCACGTTCAGCGGGAGAGGGCCAAGCCTTTACATGTGGACTAAGCCGGACGTGGTCGCCCCTGGACACGGCATAGCGTCCTGCCGCTCTCGCCCACCAGACCTAGGATTTAACATCTCGATCCCCCAACTGGAACCGGGCGGGTACGGGACTCCAATAGATGAATACTATGTGGTGTCTTCGTCCACAGCGGCCGCAGCGGCGTATGTTGCGGGACTAGCAGCCATTCTCCTTCAGCTGTCAATGTATGCCAGTCCAGAATCCGTCAAGATAGCCTTCATGAGAACGGCAGTAGACCTCGGTGAATCCCCAAATGTTCAGGGGGCTGGCCTTGTTGACCCGTACTCCGCCTACAGCTACCTTAAGTCGAAGGGCGGCATCTCGCTAGACTTGCATGTGAGAACATACACTCCCGGACTTACACCCGCCCCCCTCTTCGTTAATGGAACGGGAGTTTCAAGTTATTGTCTCGTAGGAAGCTATGGAACCTTCGTGGCAATGTCCCTCTCTAACAGGACGGCTAACTTCAACTCGTCTCACATCTTGTATGGCATGTTCGGTGTCTCCTACAACGGTGGAAAGACTACCTGGCTGACCACGGGGACCATACTCCGCGAACTCCACATTTCCCATATAAATGAGACCACTGGTTATGAGAAACTGGTCTCGGTAGTGAAAGTGGATTGCTTCATCGTCGTCATGCTATTCGAGTGTTGGAGCAACTATAACGTGAGCGGCGCCATAAACGCCTTTAAAATTACCGTGACCTTCTTAAACACAGGTGATAAGGCGGTTTCAAATGTCCGTGTTGTGTTCTTCTGGAATCCTTCCCTTTTCTTGGGCGAAAGCGGGCCGCCAGACGAACACGGCTTTTTCAACAGTGAAACTGAAACGTTAGAGGTCGGAGACACAAGTTCAGACGGAAGCCAAGTGCTGTGGCTGGCGTTCAAAGGAAACCTGTCCGTCGCGGGCTACGAAGTTGGTAGAAAAGACGAAGTGTTTAGTGCTGCTTCAAGCGGTCTTTTATCAAACAAGTCGGAGTACTTCGGTGATTTAGGTCTTGCAGCAGTATGGCTACTTTCCGATCTCATCGAGCCAGGCACCTCGTCCTCGTTTGCAGCCTCTCTTTCGTTTGGAGAGGACCAGGCTGCTGCTCGAGAATCAGCATTAGAGGCCGTCGCCGCACAGGAACAGTTGTCTATTGCTGACTTATGTTTGCTTGCCCCGTCGATGGCTCGCCTACACGGGCTTGGAGCAGACTACACTTCAGAGTGCGTGTTGCTTAACGTGGGAAACATTGCTGTCAACGCTTCGGCTATCTTCTTCGCAAACAGGTCCGGGGATGGCAGTACTATATATTATGCTGAAGAGTTCAAGATCACACCTTTAAAGCCATACGAACCGGTTAAACTGAGAGCGGTGTGGCGCCCGACCAGCGGTGGCGCATACTCGGTCGGCTGGGTCGCGTGGAGTGACTTTCCATTGTCATTAGAACACCTGCTAAACCCCGATTTGCTCACAAATGCAACAGAGCTTCTGCAACAGCTTAACATGACAGAGTTCTACTTGCTAGACAACTACATGGCTAGGAATGCCTTTATAGGCTCCCCTCCGCCAGACCAGTTGGTGTTCCCGGCGAAGATACCATGTAACCCGTTCCCAATAAATTTCCCAGTAGATCTGGCATACTACAACTTGAGTGTAATACTTACGGGTACCACAAACAGAATTAATATTTCGATCGAGGGGAACGCATCAAAGTTTATCACTGTACATAGGATGCTTGTAGAAGTCGATCGCTTCGGAACAGTTGAAGTCTCGATAAACACCACAACTCCGTCAAATATAAAACTTGAAGGGATACAGCTCCCGTTCGAATTCTTTAACTTTCCAAACCCCGGATGGTATAGTGGGGTTATAGCGGTAACAGTGAATGACGCCAAGCTTCCAGTATCAGTATCATTCAGTATTGATTATCCTCAGGGTAGAATACTTTTTGACAGCTCCCACAACCTGGTGGACGTCGAACACATTGAAGAACTATTGGACAGCACGTTTACAGGGTACTTCAGCCTCTACGAAATAGCTAAGCTCAACCTGTATGAGCTTGACGAGATACCTTTCCTGCAAGAAATCAACAAGACGATCCTAAGGCTATATGACACCCTGATCGTGTGCGACCCAGATTTACCTTTCAGCCCGGCAGAGCTGGAAGCGATAGAGTCGTTCGTGAAGAGCGGCGGTAGTCTCTTAGTAATGGTTGAACCTGAAAACTTAGCGCTGGTAAACGAGCTCTTAGAACCCTATGGGATAAGGGCGGTTTCAAGTGTTAATGGAAACATTACCATCACGAGCTTCAAGAACCACCGGATAACTAGCGGGTTGAGCTTAGTCACTTTATACTCACCGGTTGTCTTTGAGGTTGACGAATCGAAGGGCGCATTCGCATTGACTGATGAGCATTTCTTCATTGTGGGCGCCATGCATGGAGACGGCAGAGTTGTGGTTTTCGGCGACTCGGACTTCGCCTCTCTTTTTCACGTTGAAGAAGGTGACAACTCCCTACTTCTCTTTAATACCTTAGAGTGGCTCATGGCGAGGAAGCTTAGCATCGATGTAATTGTAAGCACGCCCAAAGGGGACGGGAGAATACGTCTCGGAGACAGGGTATACTTTCTAATCCATGTAACCTCTATAGATGGAGATACCAGCAGTAATCTGTCCGTTTTCGCCATATTCAACCTTCCGAACGGCACTTCTATACCGATGTGGTGCTTCCACTACAAGGATGGATACTATACGACGTTGCTCTTCACCGAGCTCATAGGGGATAGTGGAGACTACACGCTAATCATATGGGCTGACTCCCCAAAACACGTCTCGTCGTTTAAAACTCTAACCTTCACTGTGCTCCCAAGCCCCCCAGAGACCCCCCTTCCGGTCTATCAGCCGTCTCCGACGCAAGACATCATAATAGGTTTCCTCGTCTCTTCCCTTATGCTGGCTTTGGCTATCGGAGCTTACATCGCAAGAAGGATGCGCTTCCAAAGTAAGACGTTCATACCCGAACTTGACCGGGAACTCGCTTACCACATGCGGACAACAATAAACGAGTTGAGAGCAGTATTCAAAGAGCTTGATTTGCCACTTTCCGACGAGAGCATAGATGATTTCGAAAAAATACGAATAATTCACGAAAAGCTTCCGAGACTGAAACGCATACTAAATAAGCTGAAGACACTGGCTGAAATGATAGGAGAGTAG
- a CDS encoding YbjN domain-containing protein, whose translation MLLDKVAGLLDKANLKYFKEKDAIVMRWETEYFSDLTVVILTSPDESWLFIVSWLTDLSNIPEELRPQLFYNLLKENFRQNGIKYGVDNGDVLFVSIETADTELTPEKIRNYILLIVNACDKFAELAKEL comes from the coding sequence TTGTTGCTTGATAAGGTTGCGGGTCTTCTCGATAAGGCGAACCTCAAGTACTTTAAGGAGAAGGACGCCATAGTGATGCGCTGGGAGACTGAGTACTTCTCGGATTTGACGGTAGTCATCCTAACTTCGCCGGACGAGTCGTGGTTGTTCATCGTGTCTTGGTTAACAGATCTCTCAAACATACCCGAAGAGTTGCGCCCCCAACTTTTCTACAACCTCCTGAAAGAGAACTTTAGGCAGAACGGCATCAAGTACGGTGTGGACAACGGCGACGTTCTATTCGTCAGCATAGAGACAGCAGACACCGAGCTAACACCTGAGAAAATAAGAAACTATATCCTCCTTATTGTAAACGCGTGCGATAAATTCGCAGAGCTTGCAAAAGAACTTTAA
- a CDS encoding proton-conducting transporter membrane subunit, whose product MLSDVTLLYPVIIPIVFALITLGVGTVFEKVADGKLQLAREIVAVIGFAATSFYIFLTYWQLRYLQVVSDWSLMTQGILVPVALYYEYMPAGYWLTFAYQLFVSGQNWLLYKATMPPVGSVFAVDFLSILMAAAFTGLGLLVCIYSIKYMEHDTGKTKYYALLLILVAAMNGVAFAGDLFTLFVFFEIMGVSAYALVGFRKEQWEPVEAGFKYLVMGAVGSSMILYAISLIYGLTGTLNFAYVGTLINLSRTINPLGFFIGSQVLYVIIALLVLGFGVKAAIVPVHTWLPDAHPAAPSGISAMLSGVVIKTGVYSMARSLFVLFPITLSWPWLVPLNVPPYNLPQMFPAGFPGYSYPFNWNYALALFGVITLIVANIMALLQQDIKRLLAYSSILNIGFIMLGLSIGTAVGVSAAFFHLVNHAIAKGLLFLGSGVYLHATGSRMISDLSGIGRKTPITSISFAIGTLALMGLPPLNGFWSKALIVLAAIWYAPFVPEGWVWVTVAVATVLASAFSAAFYLRLLYVLWFAPESDHVKAINKKESLVMAVPIAILALACVAFGVYPSPIYSLANRAAEALLYSQNYIAGIV is encoded by the coding sequence ATGTTAAGCGATGTAACCCTCCTGTACCCGGTAATAATACCAATAGTTTTCGCGTTAATAACGCTAGGTGTTGGAACAGTATTCGAGAAGGTCGCAGACGGAAAACTGCAACTGGCCAGGGAGATAGTTGCGGTCATAGGCTTCGCTGCGACCTCATTTTACATATTCCTCACATACTGGCAGCTAAGGTACCTGCAAGTGGTATCCGACTGGTCGCTCATGACACAGGGAATCCTAGTACCGGTGGCCCTCTACTACGAGTATATGCCTGCAGGCTACTGGCTCACCTTCGCGTACCAACTGTTCGTAAGTGGGCAAAACTGGCTCCTTTACAAGGCGACTATGCCGCCTGTAGGCTCAGTGTTCGCTGTGGACTTCCTAAGCATACTGATGGCTGCGGCATTCACCGGCCTCGGCCTCCTAGTCTGCATATACTCTATAAAGTACATGGAGCACGATACGGGTAAAACAAAGTACTACGCGCTCCTCCTCATACTTGTCGCAGCGATGAATGGTGTCGCCTTTGCAGGAGACTTGTTCACGCTCTTCGTATTCTTTGAAATCATGGGCGTTTCAGCGTACGCTCTTGTCGGCTTCAGGAAGGAACAATGGGAGCCTGTTGAGGCAGGCTTCAAGTACCTTGTGATGGGCGCGGTAGGCAGCAGCATGATTCTTTACGCCATATCGCTAATCTACGGATTGACGGGAACACTAAACTTCGCCTATGTTGGAACCCTGATCAACCTCTCGCGTACAATTAACCCACTGGGCTTCTTCATCGGGAGCCAAGTGTTGTACGTGATCATCGCGCTACTAGTCTTAGGCTTCGGCGTCAAGGCGGCAATAGTCCCAGTGCACACGTGGCTTCCGGACGCTCACCCAGCCGCACCCAGCGGAATAAGTGCTATGCTTTCAGGTGTAGTGATAAAAACCGGTGTTTACTCGATGGCGAGAAGCCTCTTCGTGCTATTCCCGATCACACTCTCCTGGCCGTGGCTAGTCCCCCTAAATGTTCCACCCTACAACCTTCCGCAAATGTTCCCGGCAGGGTTCCCCGGATACAGCTACCCGTTCAACTGGAACTACGCCCTAGCGCTCTTCGGCGTGATAACCCTGATAGTCGCCAACATAATGGCGCTCCTGCAACAAGACATAAAGAGACTTCTGGCCTACAGCAGCATACTAAACATAGGATTCATAATGCTTGGCCTATCAATAGGCACGGCGGTCGGAGTCTCTGCAGCGTTCTTCCACCTCGTAAACCACGCCATAGCCAAAGGTCTCCTGTTTTTAGGTTCAGGAGTATACCTACATGCCACTGGCTCAAGGATGATAAGTGACCTATCAGGAATAGGACGCAAAACACCCATAACAAGCATAAGCTTCGCCATAGGGACACTCGCACTAATGGGGCTCCCACCGCTCAACGGCTTCTGGAGCAAGGCGCTGATAGTGCTTGCAGCAATATGGTACGCTCCATTCGTGCCAGAAGGCTGGGTGTGGGTGACCGTGGCAGTAGCAACAGTCCTGGCGAGCGCGTTCTCTGCAGCCTTCTACCTGAGACTACTGTACGTTTTGTGGTTCGCCCCAGAGTCTGACCATGTTAAAGCGATAAACAAGAAGGAGTCCTTAGTCATGGCCGTGCCCATAGCTATCCTAGCTCTAGCATGCGTGGCCTTCGGTGTGTACCCGAGCCCGATATACAGCCTTGCGAACAGAGCCGCGGAGGCCCTACTCTACTCCCAGAACTACATAGCCGGAATAGTCTAG